In one window of Rhodanobacter sp. FDAARGOS 1247 DNA:
- a CDS encoding PA0069 family radical SAM protein: MSSPPPPDSPYAPRAHKGRGAASNPEGRFEHVRHQAEDDGWQGALLDEDAPRPRTEVTDERARSVISRNDSPDIAFSQAINPYRGCEHGCIYCFARPSHSYLNLSPGLDFETKIRAKGNFAEVLRAELGKPGYTISPINIGSNTDPYQPIEKRWRLTRAALELLAECHHPCTIVTKNALVERDLDILQPMAREGLVQVLVSVNSLDNHLAAKLEPRASAPHRRIKAIRNLAEAGVPVGVLVAPIIPALNDKDMEAVLAQAFDAGARSAGYTTLRLPHELKSLFREWLALHAPQRAEHVMSLVQQMNGGRDYDSDFATRMRGQGVFADLLRRRFELACRRHGFARARELQLDTSRFVPPRKPSPQGELF; the protein is encoded by the coding sequence ATGAGCTCGCCACCACCACCCGATTCGCCCTACGCCCCGCGTGCGCACAAGGGGCGCGGCGCCGCGTCGAATCCCGAAGGCCGCTTCGAACACGTCCGCCACCAGGCCGAAGATGACGGCTGGCAGGGTGCGCTGCTGGACGAGGATGCGCCGCGCCCGCGCACGGAAGTCACCGACGAGCGCGCGCGCAGCGTGATCAGCCGCAACGACTCGCCGGACATCGCCTTCAGCCAGGCGATCAATCCGTATCGCGGCTGCGAGCACGGCTGCATCTACTGCTTCGCGCGGCCCTCGCACAGCTATCTCAACCTGTCGCCGGGTCTCGACTTCGAGACGAAGATCCGCGCCAAGGGCAACTTCGCCGAGGTGCTGCGGGCGGAACTGGGCAAGCCCGGCTACACGATCAGCCCGATCAACATCGGCAGCAACACCGACCCCTACCAGCCGATCGAGAAGCGCTGGCGGCTGACCCGCGCCGCGCTGGAGCTGCTGGCCGAATGCCATCACCCGTGCACCATCGTGACCAAGAACGCGCTGGTCGAGCGCGACCTCGACATCCTGCAGCCGATGGCGCGCGAAGGACTGGTGCAGGTCCTCGTCTCGGTCAATTCGCTGGACAACCATCTCGCCGCGAAACTCGAACCGCGCGCCAGCGCGCCGCACCGGCGGATCAAGGCGATCCGCAACCTGGCCGAGGCCGGCGTGCCGGTCGGCGTGCTGGTGGCGCCGATCATTCCGGCGTTGAACGACAAGGACATGGAAGCGGTGCTGGCGCAGGCCTTTGATGCCGGCGCGCGCAGCGCCGGCTACACCACGCTGCGCCTGCCGCACGAACTGAAATCGCTGTTCCGCGAATGGCTGGCGCTGCATGCGCCGCAGCGCGCCGAACACGTGATGAGCCTGGTGCAGCAGATGAACGGCGGCCGCGACTACGACAGCGACTTCGCCACCCGCATGCGCGGGCAGGGCGTGTTCGCCGACCTGCTGCGCCGTCGCTTCGAGCTGGCCTGCCGTCGGCACGGCTTCGCCCGCGCCCGCGAACTGCAACTGGATACCTCGCGCTTCGTGCCGCCGCGCAAGCCCTCGCCCCAGGGCGAGCTGTTCTGA
- the acs gene encoding acetate--CoA ligase: MSKLYPVDPSFAAAARLRHDDYTRLYAESVSDPEGFWGRIGQRLDWIKPPTKIKDVSFDPQDLHIRWYEDGELNVSANCLDRHLAERGDKVAIIFEGDDPKDSRRISYRELHTEVCKFANTLKHLGVVKGDRIAIYLPMIPEAAVAMLACARLGAIHSVVFGGFSPDSLAGRIVDSQAKVVITADEGLRAGKHIPLKVNVDAALERPGTNSVETVIVVRHTGSAVHMQSPRDRYWHTLMEGQSADCPPTPVEAEHPLFVLYTSGSTGKPKGVQHSTGGYLVYTSYTHELVFDLREDDVYWCTADVGWVTGHSYVVYGPLCNGATTVMFEGVPNYPDFSRFWQVIDKHQVSLFYTAPTAIRALMREGEAPVKKTSRASLRLLGSVGEPINPEAWEWYHRVVGDERCPIVDTWWQTETGGILISPLPGAIATKPGSATLPFFGIKPAIVNADGEVKDGVAEGNLLITDSWPGQVRTIYGDHQRFIETYFSAYPGNYFTGDGARRDEDGYYWITGRVDDVINVSGHRLGTAEVESALVAHPKVAEAAVVGCPHEIKGQGIYAYVTLVAGETGSDELRKELIAWVRKEIGPIATPDYLQWAPGLPKTRSGKIMRRILRKIGENQPDQLGDITTLADPGVVKNLVDERLIK, encoded by the coding sequence ATGTCCAAGCTTTATCCGGTCGACCCGTCGTTTGCCGCCGCAGCGCGTTTGCGCCACGACGACTACACCAGGCTGTATGCCGAGTCGGTCAGCGACCCGGAAGGCTTCTGGGGTCGCATCGGCCAGCGACTGGACTGGATCAAGCCGCCGACGAAGATCAAGGATGTGTCGTTCGATCCGCAGGACCTGCACATCCGCTGGTACGAGGACGGCGAGCTCAACGTCAGCGCGAACTGCCTCGACCGCCACCTGGCCGAGCGCGGCGACAAGGTGGCGATCATCTTCGAGGGCGACGACCCGAAGGACTCGCGCCGGATCAGCTACCGCGAGCTGCACACCGAAGTGTGCAAGTTCGCCAACACGCTGAAGCACCTGGGCGTCGTCAAGGGCGATCGCATCGCGATCTACCTGCCGATGATTCCCGAAGCCGCGGTGGCGATGCTGGCCTGCGCCCGGCTGGGCGCGATCCACTCGGTGGTGTTCGGCGGCTTCTCGCCCGACTCGCTGGCCGGGCGCATCGTCGACTCGCAGGCCAAGGTGGTGATCACCGCCGACGAAGGCCTGCGCGCGGGCAAGCACATTCCGCTCAAGGTCAACGTGGACGCCGCGCTGGAACGTCCCGGCACCAATAGCGTGGAGACCGTGATCGTGGTGCGCCACACCGGCAGCGCGGTGCACATGCAGTCGCCGCGCGACCGTTACTGGCACACCCTGATGGAAGGCCAGAGCGCCGACTGCCCGCCCACCCCGGTCGAGGCCGAGCACCCGCTGTTCGTGCTGTACACCTCCGGCTCCACCGGCAAGCCCAAGGGCGTGCAGCACTCCACCGGCGGCTATCTGGTCTACACCAGCTACACGCACGAACTGGTGTTCGACCTGCGCGAGGACGACGTCTACTGGTGCACCGCCGACGTGGGCTGGGTCACCGGCCACAGCTACGTGGTGTACGGTCCGCTGTGCAACGGCGCCACCACGGTGATGTTCGAGGGCGTGCCGAACTACCCCGACTTCAGCCGCTTCTGGCAGGTGATCGACAAGCACCAGGTCAGCCTGTTCTACACCGCGCCCACCGCGATCCGCGCCCTGATGCGCGAAGGCGAGGCGCCGGTGAAGAAGACCTCGCGCGCCAGCTTGCGCCTGCTCGGCTCGGTGGGCGAACCGATCAATCCCGAAGCGTGGGAGTGGTACCACCGCGTGGTCGGCGACGAGCGCTGCCCGATCGTCGACACCTGGTGGCAGACCGAGACCGGCGGCATCCTGATCTCGCCGCTGCCCGGCGCGATCGCCACCAAGCCGGGCTCGGCGACCTTGCCGTTCTTCGGCATCAAGCCGGCCATCGTCAACGCCGACGGTGAGGTGAAGGACGGCGTCGCCGAAGGCAACCTGCTGATCACCGACTCCTGGCCCGGCCAGGTGCGCACCATCTACGGCGACCATCAGCGCTTCATCGAAACCTATTTCAGCGCCTATCCCGGCAACTATTTCACCGGCGACGGCGCCCGCCGCGACGAGGACGGCTACTACTGGATCACCGGCCGCGTCGACGACGTGATCAACGTGTCCGGCCATCGCCTCGGCACCGCCGAGGTGGAAAGCGCGCTGGTGGCCCACCCGAAGGTGGCCGAAGCCGCCGTGGTCGGCTGCCCGCACGAGATCAAGGGCCAGGGCATCTACGCCTACGTCACCCTGGTCGCCGGCGAGACCGGCAGCGACGAACTGCGCAAGGAGCTGATCGCCTGGGTGCGCAAGGAGATCGGCCCGATCGCCACGCCGGACTACCTGCAGTGGGCGCCCGGCCTGCCGAAGACCCGCTCGGGCAAGATCATGCGCCGCATCCTGCGCAAGATCGGCGAGAACCAGCCCGACCAGCTCGGCGACATCACCACCCTGGCCGACCCGGGCGTGGTGAAGAACCTGGTCGACGAGCGGTTGATCAAGTGA
- a CDS encoding carbohydrate porin, with product MTTRHTNRRNALALSMACALMLPLAGHAQSDTREQQLEQRVAQLEQQLNELKAMVQAQKAAPAPAPAPVQQVAAAPATPVFSSAPGVSVALHGFISASAFSQNKSFSYGNGQNALYPTPGSTGSLSGVDVRNTRFWLDFKGAKFAGNWSGGGRIEMDFFGGFNGTGAYSQQQPTPRLRQAYMDLTNPESGTTVRIGQQWDLMFPIDNSATSLAHIAFPLGYGSGVIGWRFPGLVVMQDLNHGSTGAQWRLDVGVFEGHWSGPGNNVNYLTAGSAGFRPQLEARLHVQDKNWLAYFAAHYSKVDLRGVGGTAATPVKSEVTSVGYELGGQWKPGPWTFKGAAYSGKGLGQIFGAMSQFGDIQETGGYAQAGYSFTPNWSLYAFYAYNKPDRNDVVDWMGNGATGLLRNRQTALSLQYAAGSYELGMEWLHDKLDSTSNGTDHKTTSGNQVSLNALYRF from the coding sequence ATGACTACGCGACACACCAATCGCCGCAACGCGCTTGCCCTGAGCATGGCATGCGCGCTGATGCTTCCGCTCGCCGGCCACGCGCAAAGCGACACGCGCGAACAGCAACTCGAACAACGGGTGGCCCAGCTCGAACAACAGTTGAACGAACTCAAGGCGATGGTGCAGGCGCAGAAGGCCGCGCCTGCTCCCGCGCCCGCCCCGGTGCAGCAGGTCGCTGCCGCGCCGGCGACACCGGTGTTCAGCAGCGCGCCCGGCGTGTCGGTGGCCCTGCATGGTTTCATCAGCGCCAGCGCCTTCAGCCAGAACAAGAGCTTTTCCTACGGCAACGGCCAGAACGCGCTGTATCCGACGCCGGGTTCGACCGGCTCGCTCAGCGGCGTCGACGTGCGCAACACGCGCTTCTGGCTCGACTTCAAGGGCGCCAAGTTCGCCGGCAACTGGAGCGGCGGCGGTCGCATCGAGATGGACTTCTTCGGCGGCTTCAACGGCACCGGCGCCTATAGCCAGCAGCAGCCGACGCCGCGCCTGCGCCAGGCCTACATGGACCTGACCAACCCCGAGAGTGGCACCACGGTGCGCATCGGCCAGCAATGGGACCTGATGTTCCCGATCGACAACTCGGCCACCTCGCTGGCGCATATCGCATTCCCGCTGGGCTACGGCTCGGGCGTGATCGGCTGGCGCTTCCCCGGCCTGGTGGTGATGCAGGACCTGAACCACGGCAGCACCGGCGCACAGTGGCGACTCGACGTGGGCGTGTTCGAAGGCCACTGGAGCGGTCCGGGCAACAACGTCAATTACCTGACCGCGGGCAGCGCCGGCTTCCGGCCGCAGCTCGAGGCGCGCCTGCACGTGCAGGACAAGAACTGGCTAGCCTACTTCGCGGCGCATTACAGCAAGGTCGACCTGCGCGGGGTGGGCGGCACCGCGGCCACGCCGGTGAAGTCCGAGGTCACCAGCGTGGGCTACGAGCTCGGCGGACAGTGGAAGCCCGGCCCGTGGACCTTCAAGGGCGCGGCGTACAGCGGCAAGGGCCTGGGCCAGATCTTCGGCGCGATGTCGCAGTTCGGCGACATCCAGGAAACCGGCGGCTATGCACAGGCCGGTTACAGCTTCACGCCGAACTGGAGCCTGTACGCGTTCTACGCCTACAACAAGCCGGACCGGAACGACGTGGTCGACTGGATGGGCAACGGCGCCACCGGCCTGCTGCGCAATCGGCAGACCGCGTTGAGCCTGCAGTACGCGGCCGGTTCCTACGAGCTGGGCATGGAGTGGCTGCACGACAAGCTGGATTCGACCAGCAACGGCACCGACCACAAGACCACCAGCGGCAACCAGGTCAGCCTCAACGCGCTGTACCGCTTCTGA
- a CDS encoding GlsB/YeaQ/YmgE family stress response membrane protein, with protein MTLTALLIFLLIGAIAGWLAGLIVRGFGFGLLGNIVVGIIGAFLAGWLLPTLGVGFSLGNPIVTSIVYAMIGAIVLLVIIGLIKRA; from the coding sequence ATGACGCTTACCGCCCTGCTCATCTTCTTGTTGATAGGCGCCATCGCCGGCTGGCTGGCCGGGTTGATCGTGCGCGGTTTCGGCTTCGGCCTGCTTGGCAACATCGTGGTCGGCATCATCGGCGCGTTCCTGGCCGGCTGGCTGCTGCCGACGCTCGGTGTCGGCTTCAGCCTGGGCAACCCGATCGTCACCAGCATCGTCTACGCGATGATCGGTGCGATCGTGCTGCTGGTGATCATCGGACTGATCAAGCGCGCCTGA
- a CDS encoding GntR family transcriptional regulator, which produces MDASLLTVQPTASEPIYRQIVEQLRRLIAGGQLAHGELLPSVRDVAGFHAINPMTVSRAYGMAESEGLVERLRGKGMAVIATRKAAQSESHRLALLEPQLQALARHAHELELPAAPVLRRLTKLLGE; this is translated from the coding sequence ATGGATGCCTCCCTGCTCACCGTTCAACCGACCGCCAGCGAGCCGATCTATCGGCAGATCGTCGAACAGCTGCGCCGGCTGATTGCCGGGGGCCAGCTCGCCCATGGCGAACTGCTGCCGTCGGTGCGCGACGTCGCCGGCTTCCATGCGATCAACCCGATGACCGTGTCGCGCGCCTACGGCATGGCCGAAAGCGAGGGTCTGGTGGAGCGCCTGCGCGGCAAGGGCATGGCGGTGATCGCCACGCGCAAGGCCGCGCAAAGCGAAAGCCATCGGCTCGCCCTGCTCGAACCGCAATTGCAGGCATTGGCGCGCCATGCCCACGAACTCGAACTGCCCGCCGCGCCGGTGCTGCGGCGCCTGACCAAACTGCTGGGAGAATGA
- a CDS encoding MFS transporter: MATTAIDGRAALDVSHKRVILASSLGTVFEWYDFYLYGSLAVIIGKQFFSGLNEASQLVFALLAFAAGFAVRPFGALVFGRVGDLVGRKYTFLITIVIMGLSTFFVGLLPSYGSIGVAAPVILILLRMLQGLALGGEYGGAATYVAEHAPPGKRGLYTSFIQITATFGLFLSLLVILGCKWMMGDKFEDWGWRIPFLISSLLLAVSVYIRLQLAESPVFKQMKEEGKQSKAPLTESFARWGNLKLVILALLGATAGQAVVWYCGQFYAMYFLGSTLKIDSTTTQLLIAAALLIGTPFFVVFGWLSDKIGRKPVVLAGCLLAALTYFPIFKAITHYGNPGIEAARTTAPVTVHADPANCHLQINLTGTSTFTSSCDIAKSTLAKRGVPYDNQAAPAGTVAKVTVGSASIDAFEGSTLAKADFAAQGKAFAASLGAALDQAGYPAKADPARSNYPMLVFLLFLLVLYVTMVYGPIAAWLVEMFPTKIRYTSMSLPYHIGNGWFGGFLPSVSFGIVALTGNIYAGLWYPVVIALMTFVIGMLFVRETKDVDITA, encoded by the coding sequence ATGGCCACCACCGCGATCGACGGGCGCGCCGCGCTCGATGTCAGCCACAAGCGGGTCATCCTGGCGTCCAGCCTGGGTACCGTGTTCGAGTGGTACGACTTCTACCTGTACGGCTCGCTGGCCGTGATCATCGGCAAGCAGTTCTTCTCCGGGCTCAACGAGGCCAGCCAGCTGGTGTTCGCCCTGCTGGCGTTCGCCGCCGGCTTCGCCGTGCGTCCGTTCGGCGCGCTGGTGTTCGGCCGGGTCGGCGACCTGGTCGGGCGCAAGTACACCTTCCTGATCACCATCGTGATCATGGGCCTGTCCACCTTCTTCGTGGGCCTGCTGCCCAGCTACGGCTCGATCGGCGTGGCGGCGCCGGTGATCCTGATCCTGCTGCGCATGCTGCAGGGCCTGGCGCTGGGCGGCGAGTACGGCGGCGCGGCCACCTACGTGGCCGAACATGCACCGCCGGGCAAGCGCGGCCTGTACACCAGCTTCATCCAGATCACCGCCACCTTCGGCCTGTTCCTGTCGCTGCTGGTGATCCTGGGCTGCAAATGGATGATGGGCGACAAGTTCGAGGACTGGGGCTGGCGCATCCCGTTCCTGATCTCCTCCCTGCTGCTGGCGGTGTCGGTATACATCCGCCTGCAGCTGGCCGAGTCGCCGGTGTTCAAGCAGATGAAGGAAGAGGGCAAGCAGTCGAAGGCGCCGCTGACCGAATCGTTCGCCCGCTGGGGCAACCTGAAGCTGGTGATCCTGGCCCTGCTGGGCGCCACCGCCGGCCAGGCCGTGGTGTGGTACTGCGGCCAGTTCTACGCGATGTACTTCCTCGGCAGCACGCTGAAGATCGACTCGACCACCACCCAGTTGCTGATCGCGGCCGCGCTGCTGATCGGCACGCCGTTCTTCGTGGTGTTCGGCTGGCTGTCGGACAAGATCGGCCGCAAGCCGGTGGTGCTGGCCGGCTGCCTGCTGGCCGCGCTGACCTACTTCCCGATCTTCAAGGCGATCACCCACTACGGCAATCCCGGCATCGAGGCGGCCCGCACCACCGCGCCGGTCACCGTGCACGCCGACCCGGCCAACTGCCACCTGCAGATCAACCTCACCGGCACCTCCACCTTCACCAGCTCCTGCGACATCGCCAAGAGCACGCTGGCCAAGCGCGGCGTGCCGTACGACAACCAGGCCGCCCCGGCGGGCACGGTGGCAAAGGTCACGGTGGGCAGCGCCAGCATCGATGCGTTCGAGGGCAGCACGCTGGCCAAGGCCGACTTCGCGGCCCAGGGCAAGGCGTTCGCGGCCAGCCTCGGCGCGGCGCTGGACCAGGCCGGCTACCCGGCCAAGGCCGATCCGGCACGCAGCAATTACCCGATGCTGGTGTTCCTGCTGTTCCTGCTGGTGCTGTACGTGACCATGGTCTACGGCCCGATCGCGGCGTGGCTGGTGGAAATGTTCCCGACCAAGATCCGCTACACCTCGATGAGCCTGCCGTACCACATCGGCAACGGCTGGTTCGGCGGTTTCCTGCCCTCGGTGTCGTTCGGCATCGTGGCGCTCACCGGCAACATCTACGCGGGCCTGTGGTATCCGGTGGTGATCGCGCTGATGACCTTCGTGATCGGCATGCTGTTCGTGCGCGAAACCAAGGATGTCGACATCACCGCCTGA
- a CDS encoding ABC transporter ATP-binding protein, which produces MNAMPSETESTIAPLAVRGLVHSYEGSHALNGVDLALEPGSVLGLIGRNGAGKSTLIRIMLGLLEPMAGVATVFGEPALALGDEAKARIAYVPQQPEALAWLTAQQMLDFVGRFYPRWDKTFVRNTLERWQIQPNRLLAKLSPGERQRVDLIRALASQPELLVLDEPAAALDPVARRELLREVALRAGESGTTVLFSTHIVSDLERVASEVAFLHQGKLLMRCSVDETKERYARLWLPGRLSAAAPAHSLSRRRHDDGSLSLVVELDEHGRWPEAASLAGARVDALGLEDLFVEVAE; this is translated from the coding sequence ATGAACGCGATGCCGAGTGAAACGGAATCCACCATCGCCCCGCTCGCGGTGCGCGGCCTGGTCCACAGCTACGAAGGCAGCCATGCGCTGAACGGCGTCGACCTGGCGCTGGAACCGGGCAGCGTGCTCGGCCTGATCGGCCGCAACGGCGCCGGCAAGTCGACCCTGATCCGCATCATGCTGGGCCTGCTCGAACCGATGGCCGGGGTCGCGACGGTATTCGGCGAACCGGCGCTGGCGCTCGGCGACGAAGCCAAGGCGCGCATCGCCTATGTGCCGCAGCAGCCCGAGGCGCTGGCCTGGCTCACCGCGCAACAGATGCTCGACTTCGTCGGCCGTTTCTACCCGCGCTGGGACAAGACCTTCGTCAGGAACACGCTGGAACGCTGGCAGATCCAGCCGAACCGGCTGCTGGCGAAGCTGTCGCCGGGCGAACGCCAGCGTGTCGACCTGATCCGCGCGCTGGCCTCGCAACCGGAACTGCTGGTGCTGGACGAACCGGCCGCGGCGCTCGACCCGGTCGCCCGCCGCGAACTGCTGCGCGAGGTGGCGCTGCGCGCCGGCGAGTCCGGCACCACCGTGCTGTTCTCCACCCATATCGTGTCGGACCTGGAACGCGTGGCCTCGGAAGTGGCGTTCCTGCATCAGGGCAAGTTGCTGATGCGCTGCAGTGTCGATGAGACCAAGGAACGTTACGCGCGGCTGTGGCTGCCCGGGCGGCTGAGCGCAGCCGCTCCCGCGCACAGCCTGAGCCGGCGTCGCCACGACGACGGCAGCCTCAGCCTGGTGGTCGAGCTCGACGAGCACGGCCGCTGGCCGGAGGCCGCCAGCCTGGCCGGCGCCCGCGTCGACGCACTGGGCCTGGAGGATCTGTTCGTGGAGGTGGCCGAATGA
- a CDS encoding AMP-binding protein has product MTTATPSYVHGASLQPLLGETVGGLLDRVAAKYPQRPALVARAQDVRLDYRAFHAEVERVAAGLLALGLERGERIGIWAPNRAEWVVLQFAAPKAGLILVNINPAYRTHELEYSLNKVACRALVLPRRFKTSHYLAMLTELAPELATAAPGQLQAARLPALREVILLDQQDEPGTRRWAQLAALGDEAARALLRVREAALNFDDAVNIQFTSGTTGAPKGATLTHHNIVNNGWFIGEAMRLTEQDRLCIPVPFYHCFGMVLGNLACVTHGACMVIPGEGFDALTTLQCVAEERCTGLHGVPTMFIAELEHPRFGEFDLSSLRTGIMAGSPCPIEVMRRVVGEMHMADVTIAYGMTETSPVSFQTVPDDPLERRVDSVGRIHPQLEVKLVDEAGQVVPRGSTGELCTRGYSVMLGYWDDPARTAEVIDEARWMHTGDLAVIDADGYCSIVGRLKDMIIRGGENVYPREIEEFLYGHPKIRDVQVFGVPDPKFGEQVCAWIVLRDGVSASVAEIQDYCRHHLAYYKVPHYVRFVDTFPMTVTGKIQKYLMRDAMAAELAP; this is encoded by the coding sequence ATGACCACAGCCACACCGAGTTACGTGCATGGCGCCAGCCTGCAGCCGCTGCTGGGCGAAACCGTCGGTGGCCTGCTCGATCGGGTGGCGGCGAAATACCCGCAGCGACCGGCGCTGGTCGCGCGTGCGCAGGACGTGCGCCTGGACTACCGGGCATTCCATGCCGAGGTGGAACGTGTCGCGGCGGGCCTGCTGGCGCTGGGCCTGGAGCGGGGCGAGCGCATCGGCATCTGGGCGCCGAACCGGGCCGAGTGGGTCGTGCTGCAGTTCGCCGCGCCGAAGGCCGGGCTGATCCTGGTCAACATCAACCCGGCGTATCGCACGCACGAGCTGGAGTACTCGCTGAACAAGGTGGCCTGCCGCGCACTGGTGCTGCCGCGCCGCTTCAAGACCTCGCACTACCTGGCGATGCTCACCGAGCTGGCGCCGGAACTGGCGACGGCGGCACCGGGCCAGTTGCAGGCGGCCAGGTTGCCCGCGCTGCGCGAGGTGATCCTGCTGGACCAGCAGGACGAGCCCGGTACCCGCCGCTGGGCGCAGCTGGCCGCGCTTGGCGACGAGGCGGCGCGTGCGCTGTTGCGCGTGCGCGAAGCGGCGCTCAACTTCGACGACGCGGTGAACATCCAGTTCACCTCCGGCACCACCGGCGCGCCCAAGGGCGCCACCCTGACCCACCACAACATCGTCAACAACGGCTGGTTCATCGGCGAGGCGATGCGCCTGACCGAGCAGGACCGGCTGTGCATCCCGGTGCCGTTCTATCACTGCTTCGGCATGGTGCTGGGCAACCTGGCCTGCGTCACCCATGGCGCCTGCATGGTGATCCCCGGCGAGGGCTTCGACGCGTTGACCACCCTGCAATGCGTGGCCGAGGAACGATGCACCGGCCTGCACGGCGTGCCCACCATGTTCATCGCCGAGCTGGAGCATCCGCGCTTCGGCGAATTCGACCTGAGCTCGCTGCGCACCGGCATCATGGCCGGCTCGCCCTGTCCCATCGAGGTGATGCGCCGGGTGGTCGGCGAGATGCACATGGCCGACGTCACCATCGCCTACGGCATGACCGAAACCAGCCCGGTGAGCTTCCAGACCGTGCCCGATGATCCGCTGGAACGCCGCGTCGACAGCGTGGGACGGATCCACCCGCAGCTGGAGGTGAAACTGGTCGACGAGGCCGGCCAGGTGGTGCCGCGCGGCAGCACCGGCGAGCTGTGCACGCGTGGCTACTCGGTGATGCTGGGTTACTGGGACGACCCCGCGCGCACCGCCGAGGTGATCGACGAGGCGCGCTGGATGCATACCGGCGACCTGGCGGTGATCGACGCGGACGGCTACTGCAGCATCGTCGGCCGGCTCAAGGACATGATCATCCGGGGCGGCGAGAACGTGTACCCGCGCGAGATCGAGGAGTTCCTCTACGGCCATCCGAAGATCCGCGACGTGCAGGTGTTCGGCGTGCCCGACCCGAAATTCGGCGAACAGGTGTGCGCGTGGATTGTCCTGCGCGACGGCGTCAGCGCCAGCGTGGCCGAGATCCAGGATTACTGCCGCCATCACCTCGCCTATTACAAGGTGCCGCACTACGTGCGCTTCGTCGACACCTTCCCGATGACGGTGACCGGCAAGATCCAGAAATACCTGATGCGCGACGCGATGGCGGCCGAGCTGGCGCCCTGA